The sequence AATGATAgcataaaggaaatgaaaaggcaagctgtGATTTGGAAAAAGATGTTTGCAAACATATAACTGATAGAAGATTAGTATCTagaacacacaaaaaatcagtaagaagaagaaaaacaatgcaTTAAAATATTGGACAAAGagatgaacagatatttcacagaAGAAACATGAATGGGAAGGGAAATATAGTTTAGGTCCACAATGTGATTTCCTTTTACAACCATCTGGTTGGTAAGAAGCTAGACAATTCCAAGCATTATCAGAAATGTGGCTGAAGGGGAACTCTTAAGTACAGTTTGAAGGAATGTGAATTAATTTATACAAGATTTTAGTGTTATAAAGTTGAACATTCTCATACCTTATGACCCACTAACCTCACTCTAGGTATATAGCCTAGAGAAACTCCCACACAAGGTGATGAGTATGAGACCATCCATAGTAGAATATTTTCTAAGgacaaaaaattggaaataattccAATGGTTATTGacagaataatatttaaaaaatttggatACCAAAACATTAAGGTATTGTAGAACtttgaaaatgaataaagtaCTACTGCATACAACAATATGCGTGAATCTTATAAATCCTGAAcgaaaaaagcaagttacagaagATTAAGTtacaaaacaaggaaaattaaataatatattggtTCATATGCATGTTTATgtgataaaacaataaaatgcaaGAGAATGATGACAACCATACaattcaggatagtggttacatCTGTTATCTTTGGAGGCAGGATACGGAGGAATGGAATGAGGGAAGAAACATACCGATAGACGTAACAATAGCAGAAATGTTCGAGTATAGTCCTTGTTATGGATTGAATCGCTCTTCCCTCAAAAAAGATAcgtatgttggagtcctaacccccagtatctcggaatgtgaccttatttggaaatagagttgttgcagatgtaattaattaagatgaggtcatactggagtaaggTGGACCCCTACTACAATATGACCTGGGTGCTTATAAGatggccatgtgaggacagagacaTGGAGAATGGCATGTgaaaatgaaggcagagactggagtgatgcatctacaagatAAGGAATGctaaagattgccagcaaatcaCCAGAAGGTAGGCAAAGGACGTGAAACAGattttccctcacagccctcagaaggaaccaaccctgccaacaccttgattttgcacttctagcctccatacagtaaaagaacaaatttctgttgtttaaaccaccacATTTGTGGTACATACTTTcttatagcagccctaggaatCCCTTAGTGGATTTAAATTAGGTAGTAGGTGCATggatgttttaatttatattataattcACAACTTACAAATGTGTTACATATGTTACTTTTTTTGTATCAAAtagttttgttgttagtgtcttCCATACTCGGACTCCTAGTGACCCTACGTTACAGCAGAGGgaaaccctgcccagtcttttcgTGCTATCCTCTCATTTTCTGTcgccatatcagacaatgctctgctgctattagTACGGTTTTCATCAAATAgttatgtaataaaaataaaaagacaaaagaaggtaTTATTATGTTCATTACTACCAAACTGAGGCATGTTTCTATTATTAATCTTTATGGGAAATTCCAGAAAAGCCTTTCTAGACAGTtttattaaaactataaaaatcaacTTCCAACACTCCCTTTGATTTTTATGGAGTTTTTAGTTCAACCTCCGTGTCACTGAGTCCCTGTCTCTCTGACTTGATTTATAGTGTGCACATCTTCGGAGGGAAGCGTCCTGCATCTAATCCTGAATGAAAGTGATTGCCAAGCACACACCTGTCATAGGATGTTATCTCCCTGGAGACAGGCTGACGTCAGCTTTGCATCCATTTGACACAAAGGGAGCCCCGGGCATCTAACATCACATCAAGGTTTCAGGCACCCATGCCACAACAGTGCGTGCCTTCCCCGAGCCTAGAAGCCACACCAGAGCAGAGACTGGTATGCTTTGTTCACACAGCTGTACTTCTGCCTTCTAGAAACAGCACCTGACATGAAGTAGGCAATGAAGACCTTTGCTGAAGAAATGTATGAGTGAATAGTTTTACGGGGGTCCACTTCTCAGATATCAGAATACAAGCTACCACTTTTCAAAAGAGTTTATCAGCCATCCCCCATCCCCACTAATTTTTGATCTGCTTGTTTCCTCATCCGCTGAGTCACCAGCTCTTCTTCCTTATACAGGTGGTCAAAGACTTTCTTTAGGAACTTTGAATAGGGGATCAGATCTGGGTCCCATAAGGccagatacatacacacacgtgtgtgctattatttttttcttttaagagtagTTAGCTGTTTAATCTTCCATACAAATTAATAGCTTGCTCTACTAATAGCAAGATATTCTTTCTATATTTACGAGAAGACATGTAGGTACTTTAGAATCTTTTATTGATACTCAGGTGAAATTCCTTGATTAAGGAATAGATTCTAAAAAAGGAACTCTAAGAATACATGCAAAGtagataagtttttaaaaaatgggatttATCTagtactttgaaaaataaattactatTGTTTTGATATATTACATAACGAATGTTATGATTTGACATTGcattaatgagatttttttttctttttttacccagTAGATAGAGCAGCTGACATTAGTTAGGGGTTCCAGTGAGAGAAGGAGAGTTTTCCAGATCTTGAACTATAATACTGGAAATGCTGACTGTACAATTGATAAATTCAAGCAACATTTGATAGGTGACCAGGCATAGTTCCAGGTGAGGTTGGAGAGATGAACAAGATCTCCACAGGAATTCAGTTCAGTGGGAGAGACATAAGTAAACAGATAATTGCAATGTAATGTGATTAAGTGCTATTAATCATTAAAGGAAAAGTGGTACTCTATGTCAGTCACATTTTCAATGTGGTTTATCACATAGTTGTTCTTTGGATACTGGCCATCCAGACATAATGTTTCTCTACTAACCAGAACATTTGATTAACTAACTTGTTCAATTTCCTGACCATACCCGAGTAACAGTTTATTTTACAAGTCATGatcatatcattaaaaaaaaacctcagtatCTACCACAAGGGAAAACTGTGCAATCGTTCTTTTCTGTAGTTAATGACTAATTTATTTTATCTCGCTTTAGCATTTTATGATCCTTTTCAATTTCCAGAAATTTAGAGGCCTCTTCTGATTTTAGAATGGAGAAAAGAGGGTTTATTTCCATGTGGCACTGGTTTTTCACATAGGTGGTAACAACGTTTTACTAAAATGAAAAGAGCAAAGATCAGTAATAGATTCCCATACGTGGTTACCTGGAAAAATGAGACACAGTGAATAGGTATGGGTCAAAATGATATTAGCAAAAAACAGTTACAGTATTAAAACGGCTCAAATCACAGTTTCTTATGAAGTAGTGGATATTTCTCTACTTGATCACGAAATTTTCTGCACAAAATTTTTAGATTCACATCTCTGGGTAAATATATCTAGAAATTCTCTCACCATTGGgcttttttaatcattaaaatgTTACAATCCCTTATCTGCAGGTGCCCTTCAAGAATACTTCTCACCCCTTTTCTCACATTCCTTAGAAAGCCAGAAACATAGTCCTGTCCTCTAAGTGACAGCGAACCCTAAGGCAGGGACTGTTTCCATTTACAACACGTGGCTTGACTACCTGTTTTTAACCCCTGGGGATATCAGCCACTAAGCCTTTCTTCAAATACACCATCTCTTTCTTTCTACCTGGTTTCTTTATCCTTTTCGAGCTGGATTTGGGATGATTTCGCTCTGCAAACTGCAGTCTGACAGTCCAACACGCTATCAAGACAGCTGTCTGTAAGCTTTCCTCAGCTCTCCAGATTCCTATTTTGCAGCCTTAGAGATGGCGCCTTTAGCTTGAAAATGAGTTAAAACAAAACTTTTCCCTAAGTGGTCGGGCTGCCGAGAGGGCAGCTCTGAAGCTGCTGGGGGTGCCGTAGCATCCGAGCGGGATGCCCTCGTCTCTCCGGGTCCGGCTCTGGGCTCATGGAAAAGGGGGCGGAGAGGAGGCAGACGAGAAAGAGGCGGAGGTCACCCGCGCCCTCCATCTCGCCCAGGCTGCGAGCGCCGCTGGGTGCTGAGGGATCGGAGGAGCCGAGCGCGCCCGGCAGGTTCCGCGCTGGGGGAGCGCGCGGAGGGACGCGCGGCGAGACCCAGCCGGAGCCGGGGCCGGAGCCGAGCGCGGCGCCCGAGGAacccgcggcggcggcggagcgGAGCCGGGCGCGATGGCGCACCGAGCGGCGCGCTCTGCTTCTCCGCCGAGAGCCCTGCCGGCGGCCCGCGATGCCAAGGTAAGCACCCTTCCAGCGGCTGGATTCCCACGCGTCGGCCTCGGGATGCTCAACTCGACGGAGGTTTGGCTACCCCACCTCCGGTCGCCCGGCGGCAGCTGCAGCCGGCCGCACTGGAGGGCACCTTAGCCTGCGCTTGGCAACAAGTTTGGACCAGATGCCCCAAGCTGGGAAGATTCGCAGAGAGCAGGGTACTCGGGCTGACCCGTCCCGATTCTGAGCTACCCGCACGGGGGCCGGGTAGAGAGGGTCTCAGAGGAGGGAAACGGGCAAAGGGAGCGATCCCCTTTTCGCCGCGTGGTTCCCTCCCGGCGACACTTCGAATCCCGCACCTGGGCCAGAGCAGGCCTTTGGCGCCCCCGGGGGTGGGAGGGAAAACGGCCCTCTGGCGTTTGAGCAATCGCAGAAAGTTTCAGCAAGTTAGGAGGTTTGGGAAGGATGTTGCAAGCAGAGGCATGCGGGCGGCGGGGACGTAACGGGAGAAAGTCGGGCTGTGAGTAAGACCTGGAGGAGGCGGCCGCCCTCCCGGCAACCCGGGCGGCCCCACTGGGGCGGGTCCCAGGAAAGGCTGGCTCCGGAATTCCCAGCCTCCCGGAAAGCTGCTCGGGAAACGCCAAGCGAATTAGCTCGGGGCGGGGTGGCTGTGGTCGTGGGTATTGAGGGTCTGTGACTCAGGCCTCAACTCACTAGGGAAAGAGCGACAAATAAATACTTTGTGTTGGATGTTGCTACCCTGAAGCCGTAACTTCACAGCATCTAGGCAGATGTGCTCATGGTGAACGCCTCGCCTCCTTTCCTATCACAAGCCAGGGTTTCTGCACAGGTGGTAGCTGGACCAGAAAACCTTTCTAGAGCCTCACCGCTCTGCCTTCCATGGGTCACTGATGCGTGTGGTTTGCTGATATTTGATCTAAATCAAATAGTTTTAGAACTTATTCAGAGAAGCCCCATTTAACATCAATGAGCTTGCTGGTCCCCTGTACCCCCTCCCAAAGTTTGGAGCAGACTGTTTTGTCTGCCTGACAAACAGGTAGTTCACCTAAGGACTAATCTGCAGTTTGGGGACAAAGCCCATCAAAGAAAAAAGCGAAAACCTTAAAATATTATCTAGTTATTTAAATAGACTATTATGCCTTTAAGAACTTTATTGGGTTTAAATCTAATCTTGTTAGTGATTTTTGTAAAAGTTTTAATGTGTCAGTGAAGTGTCAGGAGGAGATTCAGGAGGTGCCCCTGTGCAGAGGGGCCACAGAGGTTAACCAGGGGGTCTCAATTTTGGCAGCTTCTTTACCTTGAAAATGAGTCGTGGAACCACAGGCAGATGTGTGCTGTTTTCACTATGATGCAACCTTGCTTTTGATAGGCCAGATAAATTTGATTCCCACCACGGGGTGCTGGAGCGCTTCGGTCTTAAATGTCAGATGAGCAGTTACCGGTGCTCATAAATCCTCTGTCTTTATGCTACAGATGTCTGGACGGCAAGCCTGCACTGTTTTGAGAGGGAGATGACTTGAGTGGCCGGCTTTTATCTCCACAACAATGTCCATGAACAATTCCAAACAGCCAGTGTCTCCTGCAGCTGGGCTCCTTTCAAATACAACTTGCCAGACGGAAAACCGGCTCTCAGTGTTTTTTTCAATAATCTTCATGACAGTGGGAATCTTATCAAACAGCCTTGCCATTGCTATTCTCATGAAGGCATATCAGAGATTTAGACAGAAGTCCAAGGCATCGTTTCTGCTTTTGGCTAGTGCCCTGGTCATCACAGACTTCTTTGGCCACCTCATCAATGGAGCTATAGCAGTCTTTGTATATGCTTCTGATAAAGATTGGATCCGCTTTGACCAATCAAACATCCTTTGCAGTATTTTTGGTATCTGCATGGTGTTCTCTGGTCTGTGCCCACTTCTTCTAGGCAGTGTGATGGCCATTGAGCGATGTATCGGAGTCACCAAACCAATATTTCATTCTACGAAAATTACATCCAAACATGTGAAAATGATCCTGAGTGGCGTGTGCCTGTTTGCCATTTTCGTAGCTTTACTGCCCATCCTTGGGCATCGCGACTATAAAATTCAAGCCTCGAGGACCTGGTGTTTCTACAACACAGAACACATCAAAGACTGGGAAGATAggttttatcttctacttttttcttttctggggcTCTTAGCCCTTGGTGTTTCCTTCTTGTGCAATGCCATCACAGGAATTACACTTGTACGAGTTAAATTTAAGAGTCAGCAGCACAGACAAGGCAGATCTCATCATTTCGAAATGGTCATCCAGCTCCTGGCTATAATGTGTGTCTCCTGCATTTGCTGGAGTCCATTTCTGGTAAGAACCTAACATTTTGACACTTTCTGCTTTCTTCGGTTAATTCATGTTCAATAcaagttttgttgtctttttcaaaGTGGTTAGTCTTGATGGGCAGCACTGTTCAGTCTTTTAAATGCTACAATTTACACCTTACTTCAGCGCTGAGCTCTGGCTTAGAATTAAGCCATTTATGCCACACATGGTTATTTCCCCACAAGCCCTGAACTGAAGGAAATGCCTTGCTAAACAATTCTAATGGTAGTGTTACCTGCTTGTATTGCAGTATAAAGTAATTTTAACAGAAATAACATAGTTTTAATATATTGAATATGATTAGtttctaaaatgtgaaaaaaatgaccAGCTATAATACAATATTGGACTGGACTCCAGTAAGTCTTGGTAGAAAGTTATCCAGACTTTTAATTTATGGTCAAGCTACCAGGTTCTTCTAAACACAATGACCAGGTCTCAGCTTGCAAAGGGAGGTGATGAGTCGAGATAGTTGGGTGGTTCAGGTGAACTATATGGATAGACCAGGTAAGGAAGTCACGAGTTCACTAACCCAGGAGCGATGCAAGGAGTGCAGGGAGAGGTCTGattggccaggagggccagggaTTCTTCCCTTATCATttcgttcctttttttttttttttttaatttagccaGCAGCTATATTTGACAGCTTggcatttttatttggaaatgaagCCTAAAATTATGGAATGAGCAGCAAACATAAGTCATGTATATTACTTTCCAGgtagaagacaagaaaaaaaatgcttatgattgaTAGTCTGACCTTAACTCCCTCCAGCAGTTTACTTTATGATGGAAAGAATAACAACATGCCAGGAAAGAAAAATCCTTCTGTGCGTAGCTAATGATGGCAGCAAagattattttcattcttttttttgtagcAGTGGGGAAACGGGCTGGTGTCCAGGTGATACACAGGGAGAGGTGAGGCAAAGGGGTGAGACAAAGGTAGACATAACACAAAGGTCGTGGTCACACCTTGCATGGTAGTATGAAGGTACTGGTTACTAAAGCAGTTTTCTTAGCCCCCAACAGGCCCATTGCCCACGAATTGTTGCCAGTGGAGTTTtaatagacaatcctgatgattctgatgcacagaaaAGTTTGTGGGAGCTGCTGCTGCAGACAGATCCTATGATAGCTGcttttattttgcaaaaggatttctgctttttgaatatttatttatttcccttcaTATTATTTCCTCACCATTTGAATTTAGCTTCTTGCATTGttaaatcatttaaatattttttcatggtGTTCCTGAACTGGTCCTAGGAACTGAACCACGGTGGGGCTAGGCTGGGTCTGTCTAGGCAAGTCAACACTTTGAGGCCTGCTTGTTGTCAGTTTAGATGACCCCACGCAGGGATCTGACCTGTGCTCACAAGATAATTGTCTCAGTCTGAACAGCAGAGGCCAGTTCTCTCAACACTTGAAATCATTTCAGTGATCATTCTTGAAGAGTTTAATTGATGCCACTTGACAGAGGGCATTTCCTTAGAataatgcttctttttttttttcttaaactttgaAATAGAGtagcttttcaaaatgcaaagtgAGTCTGAGCAGAGTTAAGATTAATTTGGGGGTTGGAAAGGGAATACGaataaggagagaaaaaaggaagctgaaaatatttaaagacattttaaaagtgaAGTTCATAATCCTGAAGAAAGCCTGAAAATAATGAAATCGTGAACTGAGTGGGAGACAGAGAGTCTGGACAACTGAGGTAATCACTGGggctttggtttttgtttgttctgaGTCACCTTTAAAATTTTGCTTAGTTCTGCTTTTTGACTTGGAGAGCTAGGAATGATGGGTTAACTACTAGACTATGGAAGGCAGCAAAATTTCACTCTCGCCatggctattttgaatttatGTTTTCCTCTAATTTCTTTTCCTGAATTTTTGGTTTGCTTCACTGTTAAAGTAGATATTACCatttaattcatattttgaacATATTTCCTAGTGggaacataattttatttttgtgcaacATTTTCTGAGGTCTACGTTCTATTTAACAATGAATTATTGATACGTCTGTGACATCAATATATCAGTACTTCTCAAATGCTTTTTAGTGTGAAAATTATTTCTGTGTTAGATGTGTAGTAGGTGTACC comes from Diceros bicornis minor isolate mBicDic1 chromosome 4, mDicBic1.mat.cur, whole genome shotgun sequence and encodes:
- the PTGFR gene encoding prostaglandin F2-alpha receptor is translated as MSMNNSKQPVSPAAGLLSNTTCQTENRLSVFFSIIFMTVGILSNSLAIAILMKAYQRFRQKSKASFLLLASALVITDFFGHLINGAIAVFVYASDKDWIRFDQSNILCSIFGICMVFSGLCPLLLGSVMAIERCIGVTKPIFHSTKITSKHVKMILSGVCLFAIFVALLPILGHRDYKIQASRTWCFYNTEHIKDWEDRFYLLLFSFLGLLALGVSFLCNAITGITLVRVKFKSQQHRQGRSHHFEMVIQLLAIMCVSCICWSPFLVTMANIGINGNHSLETCETILFALRMATWNQILDPWVYILLRKAVLKNLYKLARRCCGVHVISLHVWELSSIKNSLKVAAISESPVAEKINQQAPSLIG